The Acidimicrobiales bacterium genomic interval CCGGCCGGCGGGCCCGGTGCACCGCGACGCGTTCGGCCATCTCGGTGTCTGCGGCCACCGTCGTGGCCACATAGGTCACGGGCCCGGGCAGCCCGGCCGCCACCCTCTCACCCACCTGCGACTTGCCCGATCGGGCTCCCCCGAGCACCAGCGTGATCACCCTTCTCGCTCCCAGGTTCCACGCCGAACCGCGGCGTGGACGGCGCGCGCCAGGCGCGATCCCCACGTCGAGCGCGGCCCGCCGAAGGCGAACGGCCGCCCCTCCGCGGGGCAGAGGACGCAAACCGCGTCGGTCGCCGTACCCGTGGCGTCGATTCCCAGCTCGGAGAGGGCCTGCACCTTGGCCTCGGTCGCGGTCGACACGGCGTTGACGAGCGCCGAGTCACTCAGCCGCTCGGGCACGCTGACCACGATGTTGATGGTGCCCACCAGCGGCTGGCGGGCAGCGTCCGGAGCCGCGGCCAGCAGCGGATGGCTCAGGCCGACAGTCGCCACCACCCCCACCCCGCCGTCGGTCGCCACGCCGTACTGGCGCACGTCGGCGGCGGTGAGCATGCCGACACCGCGGCCCGGCAGGCCGAGCGACACCCCGAGCTTGCCCAGGTGGTGATCGGGGTCTCGCCGGGCGTAGGACGCTGGCACCTGGGCGTTGACGACCCAGCGCCTGACCCCGAGCCCGCCCCCGTGCGGCGCCGAGGCGATGGCGCGCACGGGCGCCGGCGACCTCCACACGAGCACTGGAAGGTCGCGCCCGCTCTCCCGGCGAGACCTGATCTGCAACTGCATGACGTCCACGCGTCCCTCCGCAACCCGGCCGTGAAAAGGGGTCCGGGCAGGCAGGTCTCCTGGCTCCCGGATCGACGCTCCCCTCGGCCTTCCCGCCCGATTGGGCCGTGGCCTGGCGATGAGGATCGCTCCCCGGTCACAGTTGCGGGACAGCCCCGGACTCCCACCGGGTTCCCTGCGCTGCGGCGCCGACACTACCGTGCCGGGAATGGCACGCGCCGATTCGATCGTCCTGCTGAACACCGGGCACGGCAAGGGCAAGTCGTCAGCCGCCTTTGGCGTGATGGGGCGGGCCTGGGCCCGAGGCTGGCGGGTCGGCGTCGTCCAGTTCGTGAAGGGCGGGAAATGGAAGGTCGGTGAGCGCAAGCTCGCCGATCACCTCGGCGTGGAGTGGCACACCCTGGGCGACGGCTTCACCTGGGAGTCGACCGATCTCGACGAGACGGCGGCCAAGGGGCGGCACGCCTGGGAGGTGGCCAGGGCCAAGCTGTCCTCGGGCGACTACGACCTGCTGATCCTCGACGAGGTCACCTACGCCGTGAGCTACGGCTGGGTGACCGTGGACGACGTCGTGTCGGGTGTACGCGATCGCGCTCCCCGCACGAACGTCGTGGTCACCGGCCGCGACGCTGCGCCGGAGCTGGTCGAGCTGGCGGACACGGTGACCGAGATGCGCAAGGTCAAGCACGCCTACGACCGCGGCATCACGGCCAAGAAGGGCATCGAGTACTGACGTGGGTGAGCTCGGCCCCCGCCTCGTGGTGGCCGGCACCCACTCCGGGGTTGGTAAGACGACCGTCGCCACCGGGCTCATGTCGGCCCTGTCGCGGCGGGGCGTCGCCGTCGCCAGCGCCAAGGTCGGACCCGACTTCATCGATCCCGGCTACCACGCCCTGGCCACGGGACGGCCCGCCCGCAACCTCGACGCCTGGATCTGCGGCCCCCCCGCCATAGCGCCGCTGGCCGCCCGGGCCGCCGCATCGGCCGAGGTGCTGGTGGTCGAGGGGGTGATGGGGCTCTTCGACGGGGCCGCGTTCGAGGCCGACGGCGCGCGAGGGAGCACGGTGGAGGTGGCGTCCCTCCTCGACGCCCCTGTCGTCCTCGTGGTGGACGCGTCCGCCATGAGCACGTCCGTCGCCGCCCTGGTCCATGGGTACAGCTCGTTCGACCGCGGCGTCCAGGTAGCGGGAGTTGTGCTCAACCGTGTGGGCAGTCCCGGCCACGAGGTCCTCCTGCGCGAGGCCCTCGAGCCGCTCGGCATCCCTGTCTACGGCGCCCTGCTCCGCGACGACACGCTGCAGTGGCGGGAGCGTCACCTGGGCCTGGTCCCCGTCGTGGAGCAGCGGCAGGAGGTCGATCAGTCGCTCGCCGCGCTGGCAGCTGCGATCGAGCGCCACTGCGACGTGCCCGGGCTGATGCGGCTGGCCCGGTCAGCACCGAAGCAGCAGGCCGCTGCGCTTGCCCCGGCTCGGGCGAGCGGGTCCGCTCGGGTGGCCGTGGCCGGCGGCCCCGCCTTCAGCTTCTCCTACCCCGACAACATCGAGCGGCTGGAGGAGGCAGGAGCCGAGGTGGTGCCGTTCGACCCCGCCGACGATGCGACGCTGCCGCA includes:
- a CDS encoding adenosylcobinamide amidohydrolase, which codes for MQLQIRSRRESGRDLPVLVWRSPAPVRAIASAPHGGGLGVRRWVVNAQVPASYARRDPDHHLGKLGVSLGLPGRGVGMLTAADVRQYGVATDGGVGVVATVGLSHPLLAAAPDAARQPLVGTINIVVSVPERLSDSALVNAVSTATEAKVQALSELGIDATGTATDAVCVLCPAEGRPFAFGGPRSTWGSRLARAVHAAVRRGTWEREG
- the cobO gene encoding cob(I)yrinic acid a,c-diamide adenosyltransferase, with amino-acid sequence MPGMARADSIVLLNTGHGKGKSSAAFGVMGRAWARGWRVGVVQFVKGGKWKVGERKLADHLGVEWHTLGDGFTWESTDLDETAAKGRHAWEVARAKLSSGDYDLLILDEVTYAVSYGWVTVDDVVSGVRDRAPRTNVVVTGRDAAPELVELADTVTEMRKVKHAYDRGITAKKGIEY
- a CDS encoding cobyrinate a,c-diamide synthase translates to MGELGPRLVVAGTHSGVGKTTVATGLMSALSRRGVAVASAKVGPDFIDPGYHALATGRPARNLDAWICGPPAIAPLAARAAASAEVLVVEGVMGLFDGAAFEADGARGSTVEVASLLDAPVVLVVDASAMSTSVAALVHGYSSFDRGVQVAGVVLNRVGSPGHEVLLREALEPLGIPVYGALLRDDTLQWRERHLGLVPVVEQRQEVDQSLAALAAAIERHCDVPGLMRLARSAPKQQAAALAPARASGSARVAVAGGPAFSFSYPDNIERLEEAGAEVVPFDPADDATLPHDVDALYAGGGFPEVFLEALAANSPMVDDVRRRVAGGLVTWAECGGLLWLARSLDGRPLSGVVPAVGRMTDRLTLGYRRARTRVASPLAEPGAELRGHEFHYSVLDPAGEALDLEGRFGAGRGGFATPTLLASYLHLHLGADPGPAERLVAAASRAEGRSRARDRSRAARLGPPRPA